Proteins encoded by one window of Bacteroidales bacterium:
- a CDS encoding C1 family peptidase, which translates to MKQTLILLIAGIFSLTNVYSQKHPDFTIIKQIKTSPVDNQQGTGTCWSYATTSFIETEALRMGKKEYNLSEMYFVYYAYLNKAEDYTKFHGKANFSEGGQAHDVLNVIKNYGLVPESAYLGREYDLPYHYHVDMVKNLESIVINAAKNEKVLGAAWYMAFKGVLDSYMGAVPVNFKVGDKEYNPKSFNESEIGFKIEDYIEFTSYSHHPYYEEFDLEIPDNWSHDRYYNVTIDELMQIMDYAIEKGYSVDWDGDVSEDGFDNETGKADLSEKDIKKVQDEGFQRYRQITFENYKTTDDHLMHITGTAKDKDGRLYYITKNSWGNYNDYGGYLFMSKDYVKVKTIAIMIHKDAVPADIAKKCGIK; encoded by the coding sequence ATGAAACAAACACTAATCTTACTTATTGCCGGAATTTTCAGTTTAACTAATGTATATTCCCAAAAACATCCTGATTTTACGATAATTAAACAAATTAAAACATCACCTGTTGATAATCAGCAGGGTACAGGCACCTGCTGGTCTTATGCAACAACTTCTTTTATTGAAACGGAAGCATTAAGAATGGGAAAAAAGGAATACAATCTTTCCGAAATGTATTTTGTTTACTATGCTTATCTTAATAAAGCCGAAGATTACACCAAATTTCACGGAAAAGCTAATTTTTCGGAAGGCGGTCAGGCACATGATGTGTTAAATGTTATTAAAAATTACGGATTAGTTCCCGAGTCTGCATATTTAGGACGAGAATATGATTTGCCCTACCATTATCATGTTGATATGGTTAAAAACTTAGAATCAATTGTTATAAATGCAGCAAAAAATGAAAAAGTTTTGGGTGCAGCCTGGTACATGGCATTTAAAGGCGTGTTAGACAGTTATATGGGTGCAGTTCCCGTAAATTTCAAAGTAGGAGATAAAGAATACAACCCTAAATCTTTTAATGAATCCGAAATAGGATTTAAAATTGAAGATTATATTGAATTTACTTCATATTCTCATCATCCGTATTATGAAGAGTTTGATTTGGAAATTCCGGATAATTGGTCGCATGACAGATACTACAATGTTACCATTGATGAATTAATGCAGATTATGGATTATGCTATTGAAAAAGGTTATTCGGTAGATTGGGACGGAGACGTATCAGAAGACGGTTTTGATAACGAAACCGGAAAAGCTGACTTATCGGAGAAAGATATTAAAAAAGTTCAAGACGAAGGTTTTCAAAGATACAGACAAATTACTTTTGAAAATTATAAAACTACTGATGATCATTTAATGCACATAACAGGAACTGCAAAAGATAAAGACGGACGATTGTATTATATTACTAAAAACTCTTGGGGAAATTATAATGATTACGGAGGCTATCTGTTTATGTCAAAAGACTATGTGAAAGTTAAAACAATTGCGATTATGATACATAAAGATGCCGTACCTGCTGATATTGCAAAAAAATGCGGCATTAAATAA
- the miaB gene encoding tRNA (N6-isopentenyl adenosine(37)-C2)-methylthiotransferase MiaB, whose protein sequence is MEIVNLKNYKTSEQRLKQANLKGDAGKLYIETYGCQMNVADSELVVSIMIDNGFAITDDEKDADIIFINTCAVRDNAEKKIRNRLIALNSLKKKKPGLIVGILGCMAERLKEKLVQEEQILDIVAGPDAYRNLPNLIKEVETGSKAINVLLSREETYAEISPVRRDKNRVSAFISITRGCDNMCAFCVVPFTRGRERSRAPKDILKELKQVIFEGYKEVTLLGQNVDKYNWNKGEVNFAALLKMTAEVDSDIRIRFATSYPQDFNDEVIKTMSEHKNICKYIHLPVQSGSNNMLEKMKRGYTREWYLNRIEAIRKIIPDCAISTDMISGYCGETEEDHQDTLKLMKEVAYDFAYMFKYSERPNTYAARNYKDDVGEETKKRRLSEVIELQRNLSLESNKRDIGKIFEVLVEGVSKKSEEFYFGRNSQNKVIVFPKGKSKIGDYINAKVLSCTSATLIGEIIKEK, encoded by the coding sequence ATGGAGATTGTTAATTTAAAGAATTATAAAACATCAGAACAAAGGTTAAAACAGGCAAACTTAAAAGGAGATGCCGGCAAATTATATATTGAAACCTACGGATGCCAGATGAATGTTGCCGACAGCGAATTGGTTGTTTCAATTATGATTGATAACGGTTTTGCAATAACTGATGATGAAAAAGACGCAGATATTATTTTTATTAATACATGTGCAGTAAGAGATAATGCCGAAAAAAAAATAAGAAACAGATTAATTGCATTAAATTCTTTAAAGAAAAAAAAACCGGGTTTAATAGTCGGTATCTTAGGTTGTATGGCTGAGCGTTTGAAAGAAAAATTGGTGCAGGAAGAGCAAATACTTGATATTGTTGCCGGACCTGATGCATACAGAAACTTGCCTAATTTAATTAAAGAAGTTGAAACCGGCAGCAAAGCAATTAACGTTCTTCTTTCAAGAGAAGAAACTTATGCCGAAATAAGCCCTGTAAGACGAGACAAAAACAGAGTGTCTGCATTTATTTCAATAACAAGAGGTTGCGACAATATGTGTGCTTTCTGTGTCGTTCCGTTTACAAGAGGGCGGGAGAGAAGCAGAGCCCCGAAAGATATTTTAAAAGAATTAAAGCAAGTTATTTTTGAAGGATATAAAGAAGTTACTTTGCTCGGGCAAAATGTTGATAAATACAACTGGAATAAAGGAGAAGTTAATTTTGCAGCTTTGCTGAAAATGACGGCAGAAGTTGATTCCGATATAAGAATAAGATTTGCAACTTCATATCCGCAAGATTTTAATGATGAGGTTATTAAAACAATGTCAGAACACAAAAATATTTGTAAATATATACACTTGCCTGTTCAATCCGGAAGCAACAATATGCTTGAAAAGATGAAAAGAGGATATACTCGCGAATGGTATTTAAACAGAATTGAAGCAATCCGCAAAATTATTCCCGATTGTGCAATTTCAACCGATATGATTTCCGGTTATTGCGGCGAAACCGAAGAAGACCATCAAGATACATTAAAACTAATGAAAGAAGTTGCTTATGATTTTGCATATATGTTTAAATATTCTGAGAGACCCAATACCTATGCAGCAAGAAATTATAAAGATGATGTTGGTGAAGAAACAAAGAAAAGAAGATTGAGCGAAGTTATTGAATTACAACGTAATTTATCATTAGAAAGCAACAAAAGAGATATTGGCAAAATCTTTGAGGTATTGGTTGAAGGAGTTTCAAAAAAATCTGAAGAATTTTACTTCGGAAGAAACTCTCAAAATAAAGTAATTGTTTTTCCTAAAGGAAAATCAAAAATCGGAGATTATATTAATGCAAAAGTATTATCTTGCACTTCGGCTACACTAATCGGAGAAATTATTAAAGAAAAATAA
- a CDS encoding 3-oxoacyl-ACP synthase III family protein, producing the protein MKYINTVITGTGSYIPKVVKKNKDFVNQDFYDEKQEKIIAPGKLITKKVNEITGIEERRYVKEDQINSDIASLAAQKAIDDAGIDKETIDQIILAQNYGDLHHGSVQPDTVPSIASRVKYNIGINNPSCVAYDILFGCPGWIQGIIQAHAFIKAKIGKRFLVIGSETLSRVSDKYDRDSMIYADGAGAVIIEAVESNEKAGLLSFSMQSDTIKEVYYLFGGKSNNPNIDQSDKYIKMHGRKIYEYALSNVPQAMKKSFDETGYELSDLKKILIHQANEKMDLAIVERFYHLYKKKNEMPKDIMPMSITNLGNSSVATIPTLYNSILKNKYPKHSINKGDILLFASVGAGMNINSFVYKQ; encoded by the coding sequence ATGAAATATATCAATACAGTTATTACGGGAACCGGAAGTTATATACCGAAAGTCGTAAAAAAGAATAAAGATTTTGTTAATCAAGATTTTTACGATGAAAAACAAGAGAAAATAATTGCCCCCGGTAAATTAATTACCAAAAAAGTAAACGAAATTACCGGTATCGAAGAAAGGCGTTATGTTAAAGAAGATCAAATAAATTCTGACATTGCAAGTTTAGCGGCACAAAAAGCGATTGATGATGCAGGAATTGATAAAGAGACTATCGATCAAATTATATTAGCTCAAAATTACGGAGATTTGCACCACGGCTCAGTTCAACCTGATACTGTACCGAGCATTGCCTCACGTGTAAAATATAATATCGGAATTAATAATCCTTCGTGTGTTGCTTATGATATCTTATTTGGATGTCCGGGGTGGATACAAGGAATAATACAGGCTCACGCATTTATTAAAGCAAAAATCGGAAAACGTTTTTTAGTAATCGGTTCGGAAACATTATCAAGAGTTTCTGATAAATATGACAGGGATTCAATGATTTATGCTGACGGTGCAGGTGCTGTTATAATCGAAGCTGTCGAAAGCAATGAGAAAGCGGGCTTATTATCTTTTTCAATGCAATCAGATACAATAAAAGAGGTATATTATTTATTCGGGGGGAAATCAAATAACCCTAATATTGACCAAAGTGATAAATACATTAAAATGCACGGACGAAAGATATATGAATACGCATTATCCAATGTTCCGCAAGCTATGAAAAAATCTTTTGACGAAACAGGGTATGAATTATCTGATTTAAAAAAAATATTAATTCATCAAGCAAATGAAAAAATGGATTTGGCTATAGTAGAACGGTTTTATCATTTATATAAAAAGAAAAATGAAATGCCGAAAGATATAATGCCTATGAGTATAACTAACTTAGGAAATAGTTCAGTTGCAACAATTCCTACATTATACAACAGTATTTTAAAAAACAAATATCCGAAACATAGTATTAACAAAGGAGATATTTTATTATTTGCATCAGTCGGTGCCGGAATGAATATTAATTCATTCGTTTATAAGCAATAA
- a CDS encoding PQQ-binding-like beta-propeller repeat protein, protein MKTIKFAFPSVLIIALIYFLSFISKPVEAKITEDEVIIKVHNDSIDSLIIDVTEQYIKLNSDKKYKPSNSFRPGHVSATQISNYLKKTDYGYVINLGKNTNIPTPAVKNGVVYVSGGFGSKQYYAFDAKSGQNIWAVNLDDDGPSSPAIRDSIIVFNTESCTIFACNIKTGEQIWSWWMGDPLMSMPTIAGNIVFSAYPSGMNAKLNIQSQGINFNQKNEIITTGNSQLINDTTISINTSHVFVAFDLHTGEIIWQNRIDGDVMSAPVAKDEFVYVTTFPGTLFKFNQKTGEIISVKAMRATSAPMIVDGNIFISKRSDSEGENVSEGIVSFNFEKENSLKEHHKKYAPYLDKTVQERTELKTASVADDAGNGFAGGAPSNSGWYAANENVGQSNVSSLQSFQGSRTLNRDGKNYNTMGDVLICTDSRTGKVIWEHEISGDMTKSGGFMGTPPLSVSDYIIIATYSGKVIISDKNTGKEIETYDIKEPIRYQPVADKGWIFVTSANGKLHAINTGNKKITGWSHWGANAGRTNESD, encoded by the coding sequence ATGAAAACAATAAAATTTGCTTTCCCTTCTGTATTGATAATTGCTTTGATTTATTTTTTATCATTTATTTCTAAACCTGTTGAAGCCAAAATTACGGAAGATGAAGTTATAATTAAAGTTCATAATGACAGTATTGACTCTTTAATAATTGATGTTACCGAGCAATATATAAAACTTAATTCTGATAAAAAATATAAGCCGAGTAATTCATTCAGACCCGGACATGTAAGTGCAACACAAATTAGTAATTATTTGAAAAAAACAGATTACGGTTATGTAATAAATCTCGGAAAAAATACAAATATTCCGACACCGGCTGTTAAAAACGGCGTTGTGTATGTAAGCGGAGGTTTCGGAAGTAAACAATATTATGCATTTGATGCAAAAAGCGGTCAAAATATTTGGGCTGTTAACTTAGATGATGACGGACCGTCTTCTCCTGCAATAAGAGACAGCATAATTGTTTTTAATACAGAATCATGCACAATTTTTGCGTGTAATATAAAAACAGGTGAGCAAATTTGGTCTTGGTGGATGGGAGATCCTTTAATGTCAATGCCGACAATTGCAGGCAATATAGTTTTTTCGGCATACCCTTCCGGTATGAATGCAAAATTAAACATTCAAAGTCAAGGTATAAACTTTAATCAAAAAAACGAGATTATTACTACCGGCAACTCGCAACTAATAAACGATACAACAATTTCAATAAATACCTCCCATGTTTTTGTAGCTTTCGACTTACATACAGGCGAAATTATTTGGCAAAACAGAATTGACGGTGATGTTATGTCTGCACCGGTTGCAAAAGACGAATTTGTTTATGTTACAACCTTTCCGGGAACATTATTTAAGTTTAATCAAAAAACAGGCGAAATTATTTCTGTAAAAGCAATGCGAGCAACATCTGCACCTATGATTGTTGACGGAAATATTTTTATAAGCAAACGTTCCGATTCGGAAGGAGAAAATGTCAGCGAAGGTATTGTTTCGTTTAATTTTGAAAAAGAAAATTCATTAAAAGAACATCATAAAAAATATGCACCATATTTAGATAAAACAGTTCAAGAAAGAACCGAGTTAAAAACTGCTTCTGTTGCCGATGATGCAGGAAACGGATTTGCAGGCGGTGCTCCTTCTAACTCAGGTTGGTATGCTGCAAATGAGAATGTCGGACAATCAAATGTTTCATCTTTGCAATCTTTTCAAGGTTCAAGAACTTTAAACCGAGACGGAAAAAACTACAATACAATGGGAGATGTATTAATTTGTACTGATTCAAGAACAGGAAAAGTTATTTGGGAACATGAAATTTCGGGAGATATGACTAAATCCGGAGGTTTTATGGGAACACCTCCTTTGTCGGTTTCTGATTATATAATTATTGCAACTTATTCGGGGAAAGTTATCATTTCGGATAAAAACACAGGCAAAGAAATAGAAACTTACGATATTAAAGAACCTATTCGTTATCAGCCTGTTGCAGATAAAGGCTGGATATTCGTAACTTCGGCAAACGGTAAATTACATGCGATTAATACAGGTAATAAAAAAATTACCGGATGGTCGCATTGGGGGGCAAATGCCGGAAGAACAAATGAATCCGATTAA
- a CDS encoding ATP-binding protein, which translates to MKLLKKYKTYIFILAGILLFSCNTKKSKDYIAEKGIIDITEHNFKTDGIIQLNGEWEFYYRELFSPDDFKNKSNLLKKEFIHVPKSWTKQSGNKYSENAYATYRLIILAKDTITPVVIANQRIFTACKVWLNGKLLNEVGKIAKTKSEYKPDLELLLTIPLYLKKENELIIQASNFNDRRAGIINPVRIGEVETLFSLKIIELIIIISVISIIFIIGIYHFILFLYRRTDYSNIIFSILALLVVILGIVGNDTMLKNIVNPGFNTITRLFHLVISLYPALISLFFYVLFKKEVNKRLLILILIFSGFLLISSLFFDISWVRKHIMMKIIFIFIVSVYFIFYSLPRAIIHKRQGAIWAFIGMILLFIANMNDNLFALGYLQTGYFGIYGFAAYIIFQSLNIAERFSASFKKNKRLTKELKSQNTEYLILNKEYKRQNSELVVAKERAEKADKLKSSFLANMSHEIRTPMNAILGFSNLLNKKDLDKEKRKELTSYIIKSGDSLFRLINDIIDVSKIEAGQLEINKGKCCIDDVFDELIEIYDKKQTAELSGNVNLNFIKNKNKELNLYTDKVRLKQVLINLIDNALKFTEKGFIEVSFTEELIDEKQFLVFKVKDTGIGMTEKQQKQIFSRFTKLENEGEKLYRGAGLGLSISKNIVNLLGGKIWIKSDVNKGSEFYFSIPLN; encoded by the coding sequence ATGAAATTACTTAAAAAATATAAAACTTATATATTTATACTTGCCGGTATTTTATTGTTTTCTTGTAATACAAAAAAAAGTAAAGATTATATTGCCGAAAAAGGAATAATTGATATAACTGAGCATAACTTTAAAACCGACGGAATAATACAACTTAACGGAGAATGGGAATTTTATTACAGAGAATTATTTAGTCCGGATGACTTTAAAAACAAAAGCAATTTACTTAAAAAAGAATTTATACATGTCCCTAAATCATGGACAAAGCAATCAGGAAATAAATATTCGGAAAATGCCTATGCAACTTATCGCTTAATTATTCTTGCAAAAGATACAATAACTCCGGTTGTTATTGCAAACCAAAGAATTTTTACTGCCTGTAAAGTTTGGTTAAACGGTAAATTGCTGAATGAAGTCGGAAAAATTGCAAAAACAAAATCAGAGTATAAACCTGATTTAGAATTACTGTTGACTATTCCTCTTTACCTTAAAAAAGAAAATGAATTAATTATACAAGCTTCAAATTTTAACGACAGAAGAGCCGGAATTATAAACCCTGTTCGTATAGGTGAAGTTGAAACACTATTTTCTCTGAAAATTATTGAACTTATTATTATAATTTCCGTTATAAGCATTATTTTCATTATAGGAATTTACCATTTTATTCTGTTTTTATATCGAAGGACAGATTATTCAAACATAATTTTTTCAATTCTTGCATTATTAGTAGTTATTCTCGGAATTGTCGGTAATGATACAATGCTCAAGAATATTGTTAATCCCGGGTTTAATACAATTACCAGATTATTTCACCTTGTAATTTCACTTTATCCGGCTCTTATTTCTTTGTTTTTTTATGTGCTGTTTAAAAAAGAGGTTAATAAACGGCTGTTAATTCTCATTCTAATATTTTCCGGATTTTTATTGATATCCAGCTTGTTTTTTGATATAAGTTGGGTGCGGAAACATATTATGATGAAAATAATATTCATTTTCATTGTATCTGTATATTTTATTTTTTACTCTTTACCGAGAGCAATTATTCATAAACGGCAAGGTGCAATATGGGCATTTATAGGAATGATATTGTTATTTATTGCAAACATGAATGATAATTTATTTGCACTTGGCTACTTGCAGACCGGATATTTCGGGATATACGGCTTTGCTGCATATATTATTTTTCAATCTTTAAATATTGCCGAAAGGTTCTCCGCTTCATTTAAAAAGAATAAAAGACTTACAAAAGAACTTAAAAGCCAAAACACAGAATATTTAATACTGAATAAAGAATATAAACGACAAAATTCAGAACTTGTAGTTGCAAAAGAAAGAGCAGAAAAAGCAGATAAATTAAAATCTTCCTTTCTCGCAAACATGTCTCATGAAATCAGAACCCCTATGAATGCAATTTTGGGATTTTCAAATTTGCTGAATAAAAAAGATTTAGATAAAGAAAAAAGAAAAGAACTGACATCATATATTATTAAAAGCGGAGACAGTCTTTTTCGACTAATTAATGATATAATTGATGTTTCAAAAATTGAAGCGGGGCAGTTAGAAATTAATAAAGGAAAATGTTGCATTGATGATGTTTTTGACGAGTTAATTGAAATATACGATAAAAAACAAACGGCTGAGCTTAGCGGTAATGTAAATCTTAACTTTATTAAAAATAAAAACAAGGAACTTAATTTATATACAGATAAAGTAAGATTAAAGCAAGTATTAATTAATTTAATTGACAATGCTTTAAAGTTTACCGAAAAAGGCTTTATTGAAGTCTCTTTTACAGAAGAACTGATTGACGAAAAACAATTTTTGGTTTTTAAAGTAAAAGATACAGGAATAGGGATGACCGAAAAGCAACAAAAACAAATTTTCAGCAGGTTTACTAAATTAGAAAATGAAGGAGAAAAATTATATCGAGGCGCCGGTCTCGGGCTTTCAATTTCAAAAAATATCGTAAACCTGTTAGGCGGAAAAATATGGATAAAATCAGATGTAAATAAAGGCTCTGAATTTTATTTCAGCATTCCCTTGAACTAA